The genomic segment GATGAGTGGTAATTGCTCAACTTTCACACCATGTGAACTAAATTTAACGCTCCACATAACCATcagaagagagagggaacatCTGAGAAGTGAGAGTTTGTTTGTCGTCATTCACTCACTCTGCCAAGTAGGTTACCTGTTTGTTGGAGTGACTGGGTCTGCAGAAGGCgctcttctctcttctcacGCTCCTCCTGGGACTTCTGAATCCTCTCTCTTAGAAAAACCACGTCAAAACTGGAGTCCAGAGACTGTTGACACAAATATCATACAAAGTACTGACTAGTTCAGATTTAATGCAGAGAGATAGCATATTTGTGGTCTAAATTAACCCTATATTTCACGCTTCAGTATGACCtatggtttattttattattttctgtaatcACATATGCATCTTCAGACAGGTAATATTCTCAAGCAAAGATAAACCTAAATGCTAAAATTCTCCTGTAAAATATTGTACAATCATGCAGAAAAACCACttgtcaattaactgattagtcaatgGACAGAAAAGGAATCAACAACTATTTTAATCGACGAGTCGTTTGAAGTCATTTATTatacaaaaaagccaaacatccACTGGTTTCAGCCTCTCCAATTTGTTGATTTccagtttttctccttttcatatCACTGTATATCAAATATTTGTGGGTTTTGAACTTTTGGTCAGTCAAAACATGCAATTTTAAGAATTCACCttctcaccattttctgacattttatagactaaaggAAAAATCAGTTAATagtaaaaattataaataataaattaaggGATAATAAACTGAACTGTTGTGAATGTCTTGCCAGTTTATCTCAAATGAAGCAAGGAAAAAACAGTATTAAGCATAAACCTTCATATTCATTTCCAAAGCATATTTTACTTGACAAAGTTGCTGTATAGACACAGCATTAGACAAACCaaagcaaatgtattttaaaaggttttttaagCATTACAAATGTTCAAAAGGTAAGATGGGAAGAATTAGTTTGCAAAACAGACTGTATTTCACTCTGCAATTTcctgtgatgtttattttaataaagtacAAGTCTGAATTGTTACCCGTCGTCGTGTTATGTGTTCGGAAGGAGTGGCGAGCGACTGAGGCACGTTGGTGTTGCCGTTGGCGGCATCAAAGGGGCAGAAGGTCGGCGGAGTACCATTAGGAGATTTGGAGAGTGGGACAAAGTCTGAGTCTGTGTCGCTTccaaaaacaaagctgcagAGGGCGTGGCAGTGGGCCAGGATCACCACAGCCTGCACCAGTTCTGCCAGCGACCAGCACTGCTCACCCGACTTCAGCAGTGTCTGGAGGGAACAGTGACGAGAGCTCAGGGTCACACAGGTCAGACCAATGAAACGCTtcaagaaataataattttgttataattcaaagtacaaaaaaaaaaaaaaaaaaaaggaaaaaaaattacattttacaaatttaatCCCCTAGTTATaattttaaggcttttttttttatacttgtttCTCCGCATCCTAAGTGgtttaattcatataaataattCTCTATCTCTGTAAGTGATAATAGGTAATCATTTAATACTGTCTTGTTACGGTTAatgtacattgtgttttgtgtggttCGTCTGTGTTTTGCTGTGCTGTACCTGGATGTGTGAGCAGGCAGTGAGCCAGGGCTGATGGGCCAGCACCTTGTTGATGTGGTCAAGGAGACGAAGGCGAGGGGGCGCCGCCTCCAAACCCTGCAACCACAGAGGGTCCCCACCCACCCTCAGAAACTGAGCTGAGTGCAGGTACACCAGGTAGTTGCAGTGATGTCGTGCTGCAGCCTGGAGGTCATGGGAAGAGAAAGTTGAAGACAGATTTGGGGAAATGACCAACTCAAACATTAGAGCTTgttattctttcattttgaacAATACTAGTATGATCCCTGGTGATTCTTGCTGCCGTAACAGACTAAGTAACAGCTTCTCAAActattatgtgtttgttttagttcCATTTACAGTAGGATGAAAACTGGCGAGATCCTGGGTACGCATTAACAAGAGCAGCCAGGTCACTGACCATGATGGCGATGTAATGGCGGTATGGCAGCGGCAGGGGGCCGTCCATGTGCAAGATGTAGTGCTGTGTGCGCAGGAAGCTCTCCAAGTATTGAGGGTGAGAAGCCATCTGCTGGGACACGGCGTCCACACTCCCCCTGCTGACCAGAGCCTTCATGAACAGCAGTGACACCCGCTCCTTCTCACCGTTAACCTTCACCTACAGAAACCAGGACACAGGGGGGTGAAGGTTGGTTTCTGACGGGAATGGTAAAGCTggacaaaaaaagcagtttgaGGACGTTGCACCAAAGACTGaaatttttgtgacattttatggacaaaacaatTCAGTCAACTGAGAAAGTtatcggcagattaatcaatgaagaATATATCATTGGTTGCCAACCTAAGAGCCAGACATTGTCAAAGTGTCCACAATGACAGTGATAAATGTCTACATTGATTTTGGGACTCCTGAATAACTATTGGGAACAGGAACTCTGTGTGTGAaaagtttccttcaaaataCTGTGAGTAAATATAAATGCTCCTTTTAAATCCAATAAGATATAAAAGTCATTAGCGCAGGGCTGACTGTCCTTTGGGGGAATTATTGGAACTCATTTGGTAGCCAAAGCAGGTTGGCCCCAGATAAACCTGGACTTCAGTGTCCACATCATGTGATGACAGGCTCAGACTGTGCTTGGACTGGAGTCTTGTTCCACACCTTAAATCAGCCGAGGAGAGGCAGCTGTGGAAGAGTGGCAGCCGTGATGCTGTGATACCGGCGCCACTGGCAAGTGAGTGCATTCCTTACATTATTCTCTctccaaataaaacaagcaaacaacGGTGCTCAGCTGGGAGCTCCACAGACACTAACTCATGTTGACTGCAGCAGTGTCTTATGCTTCATACAAGTCCtctacattattattaaatgtagATGAAGCACCATGCATTAGCAGGTATTCACtttgttgaaatgaaactaaacacacacaaaaaaagcccGATACACAGCTGaaaccagggaaaaaaaaaaaaaaaaaaaacacccaaagtTGTCCTTTGAATAGGGGATTTACATGCTGGGAGGGACCACAGATGAAGGAACTGATGTGAAAGTTGGGCTTAGGGAGGCCTTAAAGAGGGAAGCTCGGAAGCAGCAAAGAAGTGGATgagaccaaacacacaaacagaggagcGGCTGGGCTGAGGAGCCCGAGGCCAAGAGAAACAGACCCATGTGGAGAGGGAAGCTGGCTGGCCTCATAGGCACGGCCATTTAGTACCTCTCTCGCCATCATACAAAAAACCTCTAGGAAAAGGTGTTTGGGGGCTTGGCCACGGGTGAGGACTCAGTTCCCATGTATGTGAAACCTCAGTGCACAGCACTGATAAAAGCCAAATGGTTCATTGCAGTTTGAACCGTATGGATGTTGGCCAAGACGTCTCCTTCTGACAGCACAGACTGCTGTCTAGGACTATTACTGTCCTGTCAAATCACAGACACCTAAACTTATGTCACAGAGAGTCGGAGCAAATAGTGACTACTGGGCCTTTAGCCCCCTACAGCTCTTTGGCATTCAGCACTATGTTTATCTGGCTGGTAGCTTCATGTGatatttctcttctcactgCAGTGGATGAGGGTTTCCTCCTGATCCTGCAACAGGCTCCACCTCTCGACCTATATAGAATCCACGCTCAAATCTAAGAAGACGTGAACATACTACACATCAAATAAATCTCAAGTGTCATTCTGATGTTTATATTTCCCTAATCTCAAAGTTTATATAAAGCAACAGAGAAAGAGCTCTGAAAGGAAcaggaggataaaaaaaaaaaaaaaaaaaaaaaaaaaagcagtgagtGGGCGAGGGGATTTGGCATTTATGACACAGGCTTGGACACAGACCGTGACCTGCTCTCGCCTGTCAATGTACATGAGAAATGGTGTAGAGGGAACATTGAGCACACAGGTGTCTGCCAATCAAAGACCTATTGACAGgagcacactcacacaagtaTCTCTCCGCAAATACAAGAGCTACTGATTAGTATGCTGCACTGCAGAATCTAGGTTACTGCTCCATCAAGCAAGGAATAAGGCTGTTTAACTAGCCAGCATTTCAGAGACCTACACCACGCCTTATTAAgggcttaaaaaaaaccacgtagcctatttttttttattttttaaacaggcTGTCATTGGAGAATAAGCAACGATTGCAACATTAACTGATTATACTTTCATCTGATTATAAATGATCAATGTGAAACTGTTAAGAAAACTGCTCACTCTTCAGTTTGTGTCTGCAGGATTTTTTAGGCAGATAAAcactaaaatttaaaacaaacacaacaaaaactgattttatatatatatatatatatatatatatatatatatatatatatatatatatatatatatatatatatatatacatatatatatatatatatatatatatatacacacacacatatatacacacacacacacacacacacacacacacacacacacacacacacacacacaaaatatattgaCCACATATTATTTATAACATAAACACttttgataaggatcccttaGATACATGGGacaaactactgtatgtaatggCAATAACAGTGTTTATAAATTACCATAAAGATATCTTTGGCATGGTAGTCCAGCAATTTCTTACTTATACTGGCTGTGCCAGTAATATCAGCTGGCAGATACACTGGTCTGGCTCTAGTATTAACATGCTTTTAAATGTACCTTATAGAATCTAAAGCTGAAACAAATCATCAATTAACTGGTTAGTCAGCTAACAGAACAATAGTCTGCAACTAACAGCATACATTAaccgtttaagtcatttttaagcaaaaactcCACTAATTCTATGGGCTCAGCTTGTCCACTATGAAAATTTTCTGCTAtcctgttttatattattgtaaactttatatctttgggttttggacacTTGGTCGGACATAAGACATTTTTGGCCAAACAATTTCCCAAATAATGGCGAAAATTATCAGCAGATtatacaataatgaaaatgatcatcagttgcagccctattagAATTAAAATGGTACAGTTTCAGAATGATAGCACGACATACAATGTGAAtccaaaacaattaatttatttggcTTTTAGATTTCAGACCTGCACCAGACTTCCTAGAGATGTATGGTAAATATTTCAGGCTGGAAATATGAGAGGATGGCAATTGCTTATGAAAAGCTGGACAACTAAGATCCAGCCAAGGCTATGACAAAACCTTATCAAAGCGGGACATCGGGGACAACCAGATGACATAATGAATCCGGGTACAACAGTTGCTTTCTTCCCTCTGAAGTGTCCCTAAGCAAGGCATAAACTTCTACCTGCTTCAATAGGTCTACGTTTTAGCTCCTTGTTCAGAGAGtaaggaaaaacacaatttctgtGAGAGGATGATTCATTAATAGGTTACTGCTGTTGTTAGACCAGTAAAAGCTGAAATGACAGTCTTGTGTATCATACAGGGAACCCTTTGCCCACACAGGACACTGTCTGTGACTCCACTGCCAACACCAGTCTGTACAGTCAGGTGacaaacaaactgcagttttcatcgagaaaaaaaatgtaataccaGCGGAAAAgtgaagacaaacagaaaaagacaacaaatctCTACAGGCCAGCGGTTTAACTGACTGGCTCTGTCGTTTATTAAGTATACAGCTGTGACAAGGACAGTAAAATAAGTGACAACACTTACTATTGTACAGACTGAAGAGATGGGATTTGCTATTACTGGCATCACACAATCAAAGAGGAAAATGGTGTTTTGTGTAATCCCAAAAACATGTCTGAACAAATGCTACAgcaaaagtcaaactgaaacagGAACTACAGTTGACGTGAGCAGTTGTGCAGCAGGAAATGACACATCCTACACTTTTAACTGAGTCTGCTGACACcttaacatgaaaacaaaatgaaaactcaGCTAGACCCTCCtgttcaaaattaaatacattatgtTTATGACAATGCTTacggtaatttttttttactgtaactgCTCTGAATTTCTGAGCTCTTTTTAAAGGTAAGGTCCAGCTGAAATGACCtatctttcccttttttcatggTTGGCAGACTGAATTAGGCATATTAagcaaattttatttcagtgatttaCCGTTAAAGTGATCCATCCCACATCACGTAATTTTCATCAGTACTTCTCAATACTTGTGATTCACATATGAAGAAGGTTTAGACAGACGTCCTTTGTCAAAACTGTCCAGACACCCATGCACACTGCTTCATTTCTATTGCCtgaaaacaaacctcaaaaGCTGCACACAACAGTACTTTTGATAAGCCGATACACTCCTTACTGTCCAcccacatgaaaaaaaaaaacctgcatgaaaagaaaaaaagctggtAACAACCATGTGTGGGTGGATATATAAAGCAAAAAGGAACATCATTATTTAGGGAACTATGTATGGTATTACAAAGCACATTTTGGTTATACTTAGAGGCAAACAGTCTCATAAAGAACAAGCACATTGAGGCTTTGTTCATACAAACCTATTAATTCTGCTTACAGTATGCCCCGCAGCAACTGATTTGGAAAAAGAGCAATTTTTTTCTAGTAAAAAATAAGCCTGAGGGTGACAAAAGTGAGACGGAAATGTTGATATTAGACCTGCTATATTCCAATCACAAGATGAACTCAAACTTGTGGCCTGgcagaaaatgatttaaaaaaaaaaaaaagacctctcACAG from the Xiphias gladius isolate SHS-SW01 ecotype Sanya breed wild chromosome 23, ASM1685928v1, whole genome shotgun sequence genome contains:
- the sesn4 gene encoding sestrin-3 isoform X2 codes for the protein MKALVSRGSVDAVSQQMASHPQYLESFLRTQHYILHMDGPLPLPYRHYIAIMAAARHHCNYLVYLHSAQFLRVGGDPLWLQGLEAAPPRLRLLDHINKVLAHQPWLTACSHIQTLLKSGEQCWSLAELVQAVVILAHCHALCSFVFGSDTDSDFVPLSKSPNGTPPTFCPFDAANGNTNVPQSLATPSEHITRRRSLDSSFDVVFLRERIQKSQEEREKREERLLQTQSLQQTDMEEEEEMICFADPSRFITDPDFCYEEFARREEDHFQVFRVQDYSWEDHGFSLVNRLYSDIGHLLDDRFRSVTTLPSLHSPDLKRAIWNYIHCVLGIRYDDYDYGEVNQLLERDLKLYIKAVACFPDATKTPVCPLSWAVLKTSERIHVNLLIMEARLQAELLYALRAITQYMIA
- the sesn4 gene encoding sestrin-3 isoform X1, with translation MIICTNKMEYPLRTQCQRVQKQVKVNGEKERVSLLFMKALVSRGSVDAVSQQMASHPQYLESFLRTQHYILHMDGPLPLPYRHYIAIMAAARHHCNYLVYLHSAQFLRVGGDPLWLQGLEAAPPRLRLLDHINKVLAHQPWLTACSHIQTLLKSGEQCWSLAELVQAVVILAHCHALCSFVFGSDTDSDFVPLSKSPNGTPPTFCPFDAANGNTNVPQSLATPSEHITRRRSLDSSFDVVFLRERIQKSQEEREKREERLLQTQSLQQTDMEEEEEMICFADPSRFITDPDFCYEEFARREEDHFQVFRVQDYSWEDHGFSLVNRLYSDIGHLLDDRFRSVTTLPSLHSPDLKRAIWNYIHCVLGIRYDDYDYGEVNQLLERDLKLYIKAVACFPDATKTPVCPLSWAVLKTSERIHVNLLIMEARLQAELLYALRAITQYMIA